AGAACGGTGCCTAGAAGGTGTTATTCGGTGGGTCGGAGGTCTGGGAACAATAAAAATCAACAACAATCGGCTAGGGTTACGTAGGAGTGTGTAAATTATCAAAGAAACCCAAAACCCGTATTTATACTGTCTGCGGTGACATTCGGCCAACTGACTCTGTCCGTCGGTCGACTGTCGCGGTTAGTCGATCAATGATCACACCGACCTTCCATTGTCGACCGACAGtgtcctcagtcggtcgactgtctggtCAGTTTAACTATTGATTAATCATTCACGCACAATATCACACGATCAATCGTCACGACAATACAAAGTTCAATATTACATGACTGAGATACAAGATAACGTTAATAGAATTAGGAATTACAATTATGCACTAACAATGTTGAACGGTGTTAGTTGCATATATCATGATAAACAACATATATCACATAAGTAACATATATCAGGAGAAACAATAGCACATATGTTGAAGTTGATAAGTTTAGTATCATAACATCAACAAAAGCAGTCGGTTAACAATGATAACATACAATATTAGTAAAACATACTTAACATTTTTATCAATCAAAGAATTTTCTTAAATCATGTACCAATATATCATTCCGAGTCAGTTAGCATCATATTTATGGTTAACGGAAGGAGGGTTTCACTTATTGCTATTGACAATtgacaataatgataaaaaaaaaaaaaaaaaattctgaatcAGAGAAACATGATCATAGCTGAAAAGTTACCTTTACACTATAACCTTAAACTTCCAAATCAAGGTACACTTGCGTAAATATATAAAACAAGAAGTAATATGTATTAACATTGCCAAAACTTTCCAAACTATAGCAACAGTCATATAGTGATATACACAATTGAAGTGTTCGCTAATGTTTTATATACAATGTTTGTGATCTATAGGTTTACTAAAACCCTATTGTAACGTTTAGAACCTAATGAATGCAAATCTAATTGCTAAAAAGGAACTCAGCCAAATATTTTCAAAtgacaaaatttatattttatacagAGCTAATTACAGCATAAATCAGAACACATATGAAAATCATACAGTAAAACAACTAACTTAGCTACAACACAAATAGAACTAAGGTAGCATAAGTAATtgattttgtatataaatataaaaaatttaGTGATTGAAATCATACAGCTTTTGGTCATCGTCAATTTCGAGCTTCTTCTGGCATCCAGTGGTTGAATTTGCAATGTTGAACTACAAAAATTAAAATTGAATTAACAAACCAATTTTTGCATTTTAATGATATTAGGGCTAAATAGCCCTgacaaggttgtaaaactcgcgagGTGATTCGGGTAAAACTAGGAGGAGAACTCGGAtactttttagttttttaatatatatatatatatatatatatatatatatatatatatatatatatatatatatatatatatatataaatatatggtgaggatccatggagaacttatggtagtagagaactcatgaaactcgtgcagattcactaaatctgcgtgcagattcacatattttttttttctgttcagatttttttttttgcagattcagtcaatctgcgtgcagattgacgattttttccagtttttttttttttttacagatcaacttttttcagtttttttttatgcagattgagtcaatctgcgtgcagattgagtcatctgcgttttttttttttgcagttttttttttgcagatcgacttttttcTATGCTGATTTgactttttttttgtgcagattgacctttttttgcagtttttttttttttgcagattcacttTTTTTTTCGGTGCAGattcgttgttttttttttttgcagtttttttttcccagattgtattttttttttcatagattgaagctcaatctccacatatattgaagttcaatctatgagttctatgggttctctacatactctagttctctagggatcctttcactatatatatatatatatatatatatatgggcaagatcaatgggaaagtaatcaatcgggggagcggggggaagcaatttttttttttcgttttttttttgaaattttttttccggcatcaagatcacacgaaaatatgaacatttagaagagacacttcgtgatgaatgttattatttaagcgggaaaacgatcgacaaaaataacattcaagataatattgttcgtgaagaatatgaacgttttttttcttaatgttttgtgaagtaaaatttagcccgatttagagtttagggtttagggtttggtgttttgggtttattccataaacccaaaacaccaaaccctaaaccctaaaccctaaacactaaactctaaaccgttcgtgttaaaaactcaatctaaatcctaaatctaaaccctaaatctaaaccctaaaccctaaatttctaaaccctaatatctaaaccctataaaccctaatatctaaaccctaatatctaaaccccaatagctaaaacctcaatatacgctcgaaaaacacgataattgttatatatattactttttcgagcgttttcccgccaaaataaaaacatttatcacaaagtgtctctactaaatgttcatattttcatctcatctataatgttcgtgaacaaagttttttcaaaaaacggaagaaaaaaaaattgcttctctccgattggttacttccctcttgatcctaccactatatatatatatatatatatatatatatatatatatatatatatatatatatatatatatatatatatatatatatatatataatcaagagtggAGCACTTTTTTGGGAGAAGTGGCGAGAAgtaattttatttcattttttcgaattttttttttttcaggcatcaagatcacatgaaaatatgaacatttaaaaaatacactttgtgattaatgttattattttgacggtaaaacgctcgaagaaaaaaatgaaaacattcaatgcattgaatgttttgattctgaattttttttaaggggttagaaattagggtttagaaattagggggttaaaaatttgggtttagctattagggttttgggtttaaaaattagggtttagaaattagggggttaaaaattagggtttagctattagggtttagaaattaggttttgggtttagaaattagggtttagggtttagattgaatattttaacacgaacgttttagagtttagggttttgggtttagggactaaacccaaaacactaaaccctaaactctaaaccctaaactctaaatcgggctaaatttcgaaaaaaaaacacatcacacaagatgaaaacaaaacgatgcaaataaactcataatcaatacattcaatgcattgaatgttttcatttttttcgagcattttaccgccaaaataataatattcgtcacaaagtgtctttttttaatgttcatatttatacctaattttgatgtctgaaaaaaaatctcgaaaaaaaccaaaatttaaaaaaaaattacttccctccaaaaaagtgcttccctcttcattatgactatatatatatatatatatatatatatatatatatatatatatatatatatatatatatatatatatatatatatatatatatgtgtgtgtgtgtgtgtgtgtgtgatgttGTAATATATGTTACAAAAGTGTATATATGTTGCTTATATGCTTGATTCAATACAAATTGACTTTGAATGAAACTTAAATAAACATTAATAGCAATTTTAAACATCAAAAAACATCAAATAACATCAAATAGCAAATACATGATACAAAGTTTGAAAGTTACAAACAACGGGTCATAATAGAGAATGTCATTCTTGATCAATCTTCATCAATGTCGAAGTCCTTATCATGTTCATAATGTTGTTCACGAATTTCAACTTCATCTGACTCATACTCAATCTCTTCATCTACTTCCAGTTCCTCCTCACTCGCCGACTCGAAATTATCTTCGAAAAGTTCCCGCGGCCTTCTACTACTTCTCCGAGGTTCATTAGCTACCTTCAAACCCATAGCCTCACTAATCACCTCATAGGTCAATCCTTCATCAATAATCCAATCTTGCACCTCAGTTGCAACATCATCATGCGATACAAGTACATCACGCCCTGCTCGTTCCTTTCTTCTTTCGTCTTTTTTTTCATTAGATTAGCATTGAATTGAACATAGACAAGACTGTTCATTGTTTCTGCCTCGAGCCTATTTCTCTTTTTCGTATGGATCTACAAAGTTAAAATAAGCCAACAAATAGTTTAAgtaaaaaatataacttaaaaataaatAGATTACTAAACACTAAAAGTCACTAACCTCTTCGAATGTGCTCCAGTTTCTTTCGCAACCCGATGAGGCGGTGGTTAAAGAAAGTATCTTAATTGCAACTTTTCTCAAATTAGGAGTGCCCACCAACTCGCTACAATTAAAGATATATTTAACTTGGCACTAGCAAACAATAGCAAATATTAAATCTACAAAAAGAGTAGCAAATATGAAATGAATTCATGATTTCTGATACAAAAACAGTAGCAAACATACACTCATTAAATCTACAATTCAAGAAAATAATCAAATAATGCATTACCTGGATTGAATTTAGATTCGTTCACCTCACATCCTTTCATTGCAATTGTCCGACCAAACTTCCCTTATTTACTCCTGTAAATTGGCAACTCCAAACTACATATTGTATCTTGTATCTCTTGATATTCAGGATACATTTGCTCAAAAACTTCAACAACCGCATCATTGGCACGTTCATCAAATAGGATATTTACATAGTAATAAAGATAAAACGGGTTCAAAAAATAAGCCTCCAAGTGTAGGCATGTATCAAGTCTACCTTCCATCTTAGTTGATATGACTTCCATTATGGGATTATATTATTCGTAATTATTGTTGAAAACTTTTTTGATTTGTTGTTGTGCCATCTTAAGCTCACCATGTAAGAAACCCATGGAAGGCTTCCAATCGGCATCTACCATCCTTAAGACTTTGACTAAAGGTTCAAAAATACTTAGGCATCTTGCCACACCGGCCCAAGTTTTGTCGTCCATCACCAAATATTTAACGTCTGTCCCTTTCTTTGTCTTTGCTATGCTACACTTTTCCCATTTCTCACTCAAAAACATGTGTCTTAGTTGTGTCTTCTTTTCAAGTAGACTTTGCAAAGTAAAAATTGAGGAAGCAAATCTTGTAACTCCTGGTCTTACAATATTCCTCTTCTTGGTGTATTTCCGCATTAAAGCCAATGACATATGGTGGAAATAGATGAACACCGTTATTTTTCTTGCTTCTTCTAGTGTCTTTTTGAAGCCTTTTTTCCCCCAATACCTTCAAGAATAGAAACTTTTAGCTTTAAATTGTTTTATACACATATAAACATatgcacatatataatatatatactttaatactttaataattataAACTTATTACCTTCAAGCATAAGATTAATTGTGTGCGCCGAACATGATGTCCAAAATATTGTAAGTCGTTTCACCTTCAACAACTTTGCCGCTCCCATATTATTAGCGGCATTGTCAATCACAAATTGAACCACATTTTCAGGACCAACTTTTTCGATGCACATATcaatatatttgtatatgtaatcGCTTGTGTGAGCTTCATCCGAACACTCTTTTGAAGTCAAGAACACGGTATCCAAACTCGAATTTACACATAAGTTCATGATGCTCCTTCTGTTTATATCGGACCATGCATCCGTCATAATGGAACATCTACTTATTTTTCAATCATCTTCATACATTTGCATGCGGGTTTTTGTTCTATCAACATCTTTCTTTAATAGAGGTTCTCCTAACTGGTATCTTGATGGAGGTCTGCCATTAGGTCCATGATGACCAGCCGCCTCTAATATACATACGAATTCATCATTATCAACTGCATTAAACGGAACCGCAAGCCCATCTAGCAATATAAGCATCTAAACGATCCCCATTATCAAAAGTTGTAAACCTATCAATGGGATCGTAAGAACGTTGTGGCTTCGATCCTCTAACTAATTCTTCACTCTCATCAAGGTCAATGGGGCTTGTCATATCATTCCTTACCTCCATTCTCACATATACATCATTAGCTTGTTTAGCTTTCTTTTTGGCACCAATATCGTTAATAGCTTTTTGACATTCTGATATATCATCTTTGTTGGCTTTAGATCATGATGAGATATTTCCTGTTATCTGAGCAACATGTTGTTTCAATCTATGAATACCACCCTACACAACCTTGCCGCAAAGCATGCATTTCACTTTCTGAAAATTATTCTTGTCAATCAAAATTTCATAATCCCACCCAACATCACCCGATTTCCTCTTGAGTTAATAAATAGCAGCAGTAGAGTTCGTTGATTGATCCGTAGATGCTCCTGCCATTCTATACAAACAGTAGCAGTAACAAGTGAGTAGCAGACTAAAATTGTACAAGTGACTAAGTGACCAAGTAAACAAAATTCCATATAGCAGTAGCATTAACAAacaaatatcatttatatttatatgtaacaTTGTACAAGTGACCAAAATTTCATATAGCAGTAGCAGACTAGCAGTTTCACATATCATTTATATTCCAAAATTCACAAAATATTGAGTATCCACATTATAGCAGTAGCAGAATAGCAGTAGCAGACCAAAATTCACATTATAGCTGTAGCAGACTAGCAGATTATTGAGTATTCACATTGAATTCCAAAATTCACAAAATATTCACAAATATGCACTATTTATTCACAAGCAACtaatttattagtaatattagctcAACAGTAGTCGACTATGTTGATTGTTGAGTGACAAATTGGAAGAAGAGTATCAGCCAGAGAATAAGAGGAAGAAGAGGATAGTAGCGGCCAGAGAATAAGATAGAGAAGATGGAGAAGAGTAGCGGCCATAGAATTGAAAAGAAACCAGACAAATTGGAACGAAACCCTAGAAATCGAACGTAGTCGCTGTAGTCGCCTGTAGTCgctaaagaagaagaaaaagtgaTACCGTTGAAGAAACCCTAGAAATTGAACGTATATTACCTTTTTAGagtcgttgacttttgttgaccgatTTATAAGAGATTATGTGACCAATTTATCGTTTTGCTCTTTAAATCGATTAGTCGGCAATTACTCGGTCGAGTAGGCCAAGTTTTGCAACACTGAGCCCTGATATCATTAAACGAAGATGGAAGCATTGTTTAGGAGATGAAAGGGTTTGGAATAGCGAAAAGAATTCGGCCGACAACTCCGGCCACCTACCGCCACCGTCACCACTGCTAATCTGCTTTCATGAAAATGGTGAAAATACAAAGACAACCTTTTTATTAATCAACATTACCAAACGACAGTATATATGCAATATGCAACAAAAAACAACACATTCTCCTTTTGCTATTCTATGACATCATCTGTTTTTTTAAAGTgaagttgttggcatcgaatacttTCATCCGCCACGCACGCACGCACTTTCAGACAGGAAATCCGAACCGTATTACAGGGATCCGAATCTTATACCATCTCGGGGGCAGACGGTCGGACCATAGTCCTGAATACGGGTCAGTAAAACCTTCCCGGTCTAGTGTAACATGGACAAAAGACCACAAAACTCGCAAACAGAATTGAACTctgtatatcaatataaatataaatcaatgataaaaataaaattatagttATCTAATTAATCTATAAGTCATAATTTCATTGAAAATTGGGTGAAACTCACAATCCTTGTTCACTAACCAAACGCAAGTGAACCATCCTTGTTTAGTAATCAAAGGTTAGTGAACCAAACTGGGTTTTGTACTTACGTAGAGCCCAGATTATTCAAGCCCAAAATAGGATAATAAAGTTCAACCCAAATACCGTTCGGTCATGATTCAGATATATATGACACATAAATGAAAATGGACCGATGATCGATCCACGTGGATCACATTTATTTTTACAAAGACATAAATTTTGTAAGACATATATTAAACACTACATTAATATGACACTctaagatattttacaagatttgaGCGAGAAGTGTATGTTATGAAAACATGTAGACTTATATGGACGAATTCGAATGACAAATTCCGCCATAATAATTCATGCATTATTAAAGCCTAAATGTTAACGCTTTATTTAGGTAACATTTTTAACAGAAGGGCTAACACTTTTGACTTTAAGAAAAGatcttttttttttggcaaaaaaaaacgATAACATATAACGGATCCGAAGATCAATAACATTACAAATGAGTCCTCGGGCTTCCAACCTAGGCTAAAACTATCAACATAAATCCAACACCAAAGCAAACGGTCCCACCTACAGGGTGGACAATACGCACTTTGCTAATGGTCTGAATATGTCTAACTAAGCCAAACAACGAAAAACCTAAAAACACACAAGTACAAAATAAGACAAAACAAACGTCCAAACTAAACAATGGAGACGATCGGTAAAAACGCCGGAAGCAGCAACCTATCCAAACCGTCACATACAGATCTCATCCGCAAAAAACCAGCTCCACCCTCGAAGCTAAGCCCAGATCTCCATGTAGGAGATCGTCGCCTGGACCAAACCTAAGAGTGCCACCAGACAAGGAAAGGACCTCCGCTATAAAACCACGGCAGCAAAATCGCCCAATCCGCCACCGAACCACGCCCGCCTACACCAAAAAACCCCTGATCCCTCGCCAAATACCGCCACCCACATGCCGTCATAgagaactgataatgctaaaaacaaacatatatttaatagcattatccctcaaggaagacaagcttttagttacaattgttctatttacaagtgatattcgtttaaataataaaaggtgaagacaaaagacagattcgacgaattgaagacgcaaacgaccaaaaagctcaaaaatacaaagtacaatcaaagtggttccaattattgatgagaaacgtctcaaaattacaagagtacaagacgcgaaacgcaaaatacaagatattaaattgtacgcaaggacgttcgaaaaactggaaccgggaccagagtcatctctcaacgctcgacgcaacggactaaaaattacaagtcaactatgcacatgaataaaatataatatataattaattcttaaaattaatatatatattatattatatattataaacgtcggcaaacaagaaaacaaacttatgtgagctggtacctacctccatgcgatcgcatggcctgtaggcttgttttccatgcgatcgtatgggccactttttgtggccacatgcctataaatttcgcggttttgctcgaactttaacacatctttttcctttcatctatcaacgtatatatatttatatttatattataattttaattttaattttaaattctaataataagggtatgttagcgaatgttgtaaggatataagtcaaaattctgttcgtgtaacgctacgctatttttaatcactgtaagtaatggttaatgttatttttaatttaatgtctcatagctaagttattattatgcttatttaatgccgaagtaatcgtgatgttgggctaaatattaaaattgggtaattgggctttgtaccataattggggtttggataaaagaacgacacttatggaaattagactatgggctattaatgggttttatattaactaaatgatacctcgttgatttaatatatagacttataatttgacgtatttatatataaccacatacgcttgactggatacggtgggcgggatatctataaataccaataattgttcattttaccggacacggaactggattaatagttaatagacttgttgaaacaggggtggattatattcaagggtaattggtgtaattgttaacaaagtagtaaaaccttggactacacgcagtcgataacctggtgtattcattaaacaaagtattaagaccttgttacaattcgaatccccaattagttggaatatttaacttcgggaataagaataatttgacaaagactttcgcactttatgattatgactgatggactattatggacaaatccgtatggacatatcgaataatccaggacaaaggacaattaacccatgggaataaactaaaaatcaacacgtcaaacatcatgattatggaagtttaaataagcataattcttttatttcatatttaatcgcacttttatttattgtcattttatttaattgcatttttaattagcgtactctttaattatcgcaattttattttatcgcacttttatttatcgcaatttcattatcgttatttactttacgctttaaattaagttatatttatattttacattaggttttaactgcgactaaagttttaaaatcgacaaaccggtcgttaaacggtaaaaaccccctttataataataatactacttatatatatttttatatttttacaattataagttaaaactaatatagcgttaagcttgtttaaaagatccctgtggaacgaaccggacttactaaaaactacactactgtacgattaggtacactgcctataagtgttgtagcaaggtttaggtatatccattctataaataaataaatatcttgtgtaaaattgtatcgtatttaatagtatttcgttgtaaaaataatactatttcctagcacacctcgcacacatcaagtatttttggggccactgccggggaacgctaaaacgccgaaagcgcaacgctataaaaaaagattttttataaagttttttttttgtaaaaatatacgttttaattattaaaaaccgaaaatataaaaagaaaagaaaaacaaaatatttatatatttttaatagtttg
This genomic window from Rutidosis leptorrhynchoides isolate AG116_Rl617_1_P2 chromosome 2, CSIRO_AGI_Rlap_v1, whole genome shotgun sequence contains:
- the LOC139889921 gene encoding uncharacterized protein, translating into MTDAWSDINRRSIMNLCVNSSLDTVFLTSKECSDEAHTSDYIYKYIDMCIEKVGPENVVQFVIDNAANNMGAAKLLKVKRLTIFWTSCSAHTINLMLEGNKYWGKKGFKKTLEEARKITVFIYFHHMSLALMRKYTKKRNIVRPGVTRFASSIFTLQSLLEKKTQLRHMFLSEKWEKCSIAKTKKGTDVKYLVMDDKTWAGVARCLSIFEPLVKVLRMVDADWKPSMGFLHGELKMAQQQIKKVFNNNYE